Proteins from a single region of Microaerobacter geothermalis:
- a CDS encoding transporter substrate-binding domain-containing protein — MKKITMWFLLVGFVFGLVLVGCSSQTQEEKAGENGKGTIESIKERGRLIIGVKTDFPPFGYVDEKGDITGFEVALAKRFAKELFGDESKVELVPVTGPNRVPYLQSDKVDIILATMSVTEDREKVVDFTNPHFKTSSAVIVRADSDIQAIKDLAGKKVIVVKGSTGDINMTKLVPDAELLKLGNNTEALQALKDGRGDAYMQDNVMLYYWARNNGGFRILDEQVDPTPWAPAVKEGNTELKEWINQTLEKLGEEQYMHKLYDEYLKDQLGSDLNPDDFVVEGGKL, encoded by the coding sequence ATGAAAAAAATCACCATGTGGTTCTTGTTGGTTGGCTTCGTTTTTGGTTTGGTTTTGGTTGGCTGCAGCAGCCAAACCCAGGAGGAAAAAGCAGGGGAAAATGGAAAAGGAACCATTGAATCCATTAAAGAAAGAGGAAGGCTCATCATAGGAGTAAAAACAGATTTTCCGCCTTTCGGGTATGTAGATGAAAAAGGTGACATTACCGGTTTTGAAGTGGCCCTGGCCAAGCGTTTTGCCAAGGAGTTGTTTGGCGACGAGTCAAAAGTAGAACTTGTTCCGGTTACCGGGCCAAACCGCGTTCCTTATCTCCAATCAGATAAAGTGGATATCATTCTGGCTACCATGTCAGTGACAGAAGACAGGGAAAAAGTGGTTGACTTTACCAACCCTCATTTTAAAACTTCTTCAGCCGTTATTGTAAGAGCAGATAGCGATATCCAAGCAATTAAAGATTTGGCTGGGAAAAAAGTCATTGTCGTAAAAGGTTCAACAGGCGATATCAATATGACGAAACTAGTTCCCGATGCAGAATTATTGAAATTAGGAAATAATACGGAGGCCTTGCAGGCATTAAAGGATGGCCGCGGGGATGCCTACATGCAGGATAATGTAATGCTGTACTATTGGGCGCGCAATAACGGAGGTTTCCGTATTCTGGATGAACAAGTGGACCCTACTCCATGGGCGCCCGCTGTAAAAGAAGGGAATACCGAATTAAAAGAATGGATTAATCAAACCCTTGAGAAGTTAGGGGAAGAGCAATACATGCACAAGCTATATGATGAATATCTAAAAGATCAACTTGGCTCTGACTTAAATCCTGATGATTTTGTTGTTGAAGGTGGCAAACTCTAA
- a CDS encoding amino acid ABC transporter permease has protein sequence MTFDVPFMIDQIPRFIDGALMTLAVGLIVMITSTVIGFINATILFFRWKGIRIFIRWYVEFSRNTPLLVQIFFLFFALPSLGIKMSPFTTAIVGMTFLGGGYTTEIFRSGIEAVPRGQIEAGLALGMSKWQTYCFVVIPQALKIAMAAFIGNVIFLLKETSIVSAIGVQELLYTATDIIATYYKTFEMFALLALSYLFLILPLSALLSMVERRVNREQFAD, from the coding sequence ATGACTTTTGATGTACCCTTTATGATAGATCAAATTCCTCGCTTTATAGATGGGGCTTTGATGACTTTAGCGGTTGGGTTGATTGTAATGATTACTTCAACGGTTATCGGGTTTATCAACGCAACCATTTTATTTTTTCGATGGAAGGGGATTCGGATATTCATCCGATGGTATGTAGAATTCTCACGTAATACGCCCCTATTGGTTCAGATATTTTTTCTGTTTTTCGCCTTACCGTCATTGGGTATAAAAATGTCTCCATTTACCACAGCGATCGTAGGCATGACTTTCCTTGGCGGTGGGTACACAACGGAAATTTTTCGATCAGGAATTGAGGCGGTACCAAGAGGGCAAATTGAAGCAGGTCTGGCACTTGGAATGTCTAAATGGCAAACTTATTGCTTTGTGGTGATTCCGCAGGCATTAAAGATAGCTATGGCCGCGTTTATTGGGAATGTTATTTTCCTTTTAAAGGAAACTTCCATCGTTTCGGCTATTGGAGTACAGGAACTGTTATATACAGCCACAGATATCATCGCCACATACTATAAGACATTTGAGATGTTTGCTCTATTGGCCCTTTCCTACCTGTTTTTAATTCTTCCTTTATCTGCCTTGCTATCCATGGTGGAAAGGAGGGTAAACCGTGAGCAGTTCGCCGATTGA
- a CDS encoding amino acid ABC transporter permease, with translation MSSSPIDVLIQSVPLLMKGLLHTILIAVYSLVISTVGGVVFGVIRTIRVKWVRFISRTYVEIFRAIPVLVTMFFFFFGLPIFFGMDVPSKVAAVTALSLWGIAEIGEIARGALQSLPKGQEEAGKSLGMTMRQIYQYILVPQAVRRMIPPTMNMYTRIIKTTSISVLIGVTEVMKVGQDITQRTGQPIIIYGMILVFYFLLCYPLSEWSRRLEVKRTY, from the coding sequence GTGAGCAGTTCGCCGATTGATGTTTTGATCCAATCTGTTCCTTTATTAATGAAAGGGCTTCTTCATACCATATTGATTGCTGTCTATTCTCTGGTGATCAGCACAGTTGGAGGGGTCGTTTTCGGGGTAATCAGAACGATTAGAGTAAAATGGGTTCGCTTTATTTCAAGAACTTACGTGGAAATTTTCCGAGCCATTCCTGTTCTGGTTACCATGTTTTTCTTCTTCTTTGGGCTTCCTATTTTTTTTGGAATGGATGTTCCTAGCAAAGTAGCAGCAGTGACTGCTCTCTCGTTATGGGGAATCGCGGAAATTGGAGAAATTGCCCGCGGTGCACTGCAGTCATTGCCCAAGGGGCAGGAGGAAGCGGGCAAATCTCTGGGAATGACGATGAGGCAAATATACCAATATATTCTTGTTCCACAGGCGGTTCGTCGCATGATTCCCCCAACAATGAATATGTATACTCGGATTATCAAAACCACGTCCATCTCAGTTTTGATCGGAGTAACGGAAGTGATGAAGGTGGGACAGGATATTACCCAAAGGACGGGTCAGCCTATCATCATTTATGGCATGATATTGGTATTTTATTTTTTATTATGTTATCCACTGTCCGAATGGTCCAGAAGATTGGAAGTGAAAAGGACGTATTAA